Genomic window (Candidatus Bathyanammoxibius amoris):
ATGAGGCACGCCTTTTAAACTTACCAACAGACAGGCGGAAACAATTGGTTTAAAGTTCTAGCGTTTTAATATCTATATCAATGATTTTGTCTGCATGCTGACGCATATATGTATTTAAGGAGTCGATTTTTGCTATTGTTATATGGATCCCTTCCTTCCTGGCAAATTTCATTGCGGGGATGAAATCATTATCCGCCGTAACAAGTGCGATTATCTCCACGATTTTCTTTGTTGCAAGCCAAGCAATATCCAGTCCAATCTTCATATCCACAGCTTTTTGTTTAAAATCAGGGGTAATGTCCGAGGGTTCGATAGCCCCCGTTTTTTTAATGTTGTTAATCGCACCCCTTGTGAGCTTCCATCCGCCAAAAGAAAGCTTACCTTTTCTCAAGGCAACAAAATCGGTTTCGGCTAATTCTCTGTGGAAATCATTCACAGCGGTAAACAGAGGCGTCTTAGAAAAATCTGTTGTAGAGTTGTCGATAGGATTCGTTATTTCTTTTCCGAAAGGTGGAGCATCGTAGTAATAAAGTCTAAACAATTCCTCGTGCGGTCGTTGAAGTATCTTCTCTTCTACCAGTTTCAAAATAACCCCGGGTGTAAGGTTTTTTGACAGTTGTCTCTTGTAAATTTTTGACAAGTACCCACCATCAATTAAGACAGCTACTTTTTTCATACAGAAATATTCCCCTAAATAGACTGGGCCCATTACCAACCTAAGTTAGTAACAGGCCCCTATCTGCCAGCCTACTGGCGTTCGGATGTAATCGGAGCTATCAACCGTATCCTTTATAATTAGTATACCACAAATAACGAACGAGACCATCCTTGTCAAGCCCTTTAAAAAAATAAATCGTAAGCCTTGCTGCTGTGGTGTATTAGAAAGGATTGTCAAGCATAATGGCTTTGACGCCCATGACAACTCAATTAGCTGGCCAGTTATAGTGGAGTTTACCACGTGTCGTGAGCGGATTTTCCTACGCTGTGCCATATTTGGGTCAAAAGTGTGCCAAATATGGGTCATTCTTGGTGTCACCCCTTGTCCACACCTGCCTTGTTTGTCCTTGTATGTCCACCCCCCTAAGGCAAGGAAAATCCTGAACTTACGTCATAAGTCTAGGGCCTATAAGATGGGGTGAGCGAGGGGATTCGAACCCCCGACCCCCAGAGCCACAGTCTGGTGCTCTAACCAACTGAGCTACGCCCACCATGTTATGTATCAATAAGACATACCAATTCTATCAACACCTGATTAATTGTCAAGTTACATGGTGTTTGTCGTGAGGTACCGAAGGGCTTAGGTGGACTATGGGGATACCTGCGAGCGTTTTAGGTGCTTGACCCTGTCAAGACAAGGGAAATCTAACCTCAGGATGGATTCTGGTGGGGGTGTGTGACGGTTGTCGTTGTTAAATTTCCGTTCCTCTCGTGCCGCTTATCAAGTCCTTCAGTTTAGTTCTTACTTCCCCTAAACTAAACGGCTTCAAAAGATAACCGATGGGTTCAGCTTCCTTTGCCCTCCGTAACGCTTTGTCCTCATGGGCAGTTACGAATATAACCGGGATATTCAGCTCCGCCTTGATTATTTTAGCGGCCTCTACGCCGTCTATCTTTCCTGGCATGACAATATCCGTCAGAAGTAAATCGGGCCTCAGCTCCCTGGCCATGCTGATGGCTTCTTCACCCGAGGAGGCAGTCCCAACGACCTCGTACCCCAGAGACGTCAGGCAACTTTCCAACCCCATGGCGATGAGAGTCTCGTCATCTACTACCAGTATTTTAGTATTAGACTTTTTCTCCATTTTCTTCTGAGACCTTAAATTCTATGACAAACTCCATGCCCCCGTCACTTTTAACATACATTTTCCCTTTAACTGTCTCTCTACCAGGTTTCTAACCAGCTTAAGACCAAGGGTGTTGGTTTTATAGACGTCAACGTCTTCCGGGATGCCGGCGCCGTCGTCCTTGATCCTTATGGAGACGGTGTCGTCGGCTGCTCTCTGCATGGAGATTTCAAGCGTTCCCTTTTCTCTGTCCTTGTAGGCATGTTCAAGGGCATTGGAAATCAGTTCATTCAAGGCCAGGGCGCAGGGGATTGCCTGGCTCACCGGCAGGTAAATGTCAGGGGCTTTAATATCAATTGCAATATTTTTCTTCTGTCCGTAAAGTTGTAACAGCGAACTGGTCATTCCCCGCAGATATTTATCCATATCTATCCGGTCAAACCTGTCAGTCTGGTATAGTTGTGAGTGAATGAGGGACATCGTACCAACCCTGCTACAGGCCTCCATAAGCAACCTATTTGCCTCTTCGTTGTCGGTTTGCATACGGCTCATATCGAGCAGGCTTGAGATGATTTGCAGGTTGTTCTTGACCCGATGGTGAATTTCTTTCAGCAGTTCTTCCTTTTCCAGGAGAGATGTCTTGATTTGTTTCTCGCTCTGGAATAATTCCTCCGTGCGCTCAGCCACCCGTCTTTCCAGAGATTCGTTAAGTGTCTTTAGTTTATTCTCCAGACGTTTGCGCTCGGCGATTCCGCCTGTAAGATTCTTTTCCTTCTCGTGCAGCTCGTAAAAGACTTTGCAGAGTGAGGCGATTGTTTTCGCTGTAATCTCTATCTGCCTCTTTGCCGATTCACGGACATATTCAGGGCGGTCTTCATACTCATCTATAGCGCTTTGTACTTCTTTTACGCTTGTCCCATATTTCTCAGCGATTTCCTTAATTGTTTTGATGTCCTTAGGCGGGTTAGACACGGCGGCGTTCGCCGCACCGATAGGTGTCCCATCTAACATAATGGGGACAGCGTAAATAAACAGCCCGCCGGAACACTCCTCGCCAAACGGCTTCATGAAGTCGATGGATTTTTTGGATATCTGCCAGCAGTCATCATGGCAGATACCCTTACCCTTTCCGGCTTTGGCCTCACAGGCATCGGTAAGACAATTACAATACTCAGACGTTATCAGACAGGCGGCGTAACTGCCGTCGAGTTCATATATTGCAGCGGATGTTTGGAGGTAGTTCTGGTAGGCTTCCTAAAGGATTTCAAGAAGGTTTACCGGTACTAGGTCAGTAATCCTTGACATGGTTTACAGCTCCTCTTAGCCAAGATCTTCCGTCCGCCTTACAACAGGAAACATGTGGGAATATACAGTTTGTCCAATTCCAAACGGGTCTTGGAGTTCTTTACTAATGTCAGGCCCACTTCTTAGGCAAACTTTCCCAGTTTGGAAAACTACTACTATTAGGGAGGGTTGTCAAGCCTGAGGATAAATACAAAGGGAGGTGGTTATTGCGGGCATCCTTGGCTGGTTCACTATGGCACTATTCCTTATGATGCTGCCGGGCCGCCAAGTGACAGCCACACACGATGTGCGCGGTTTGGAGTTTTAGATGCTTAAAAACACGTTCCAGAAGGGAGATTTTGGCCTCAGAATGTCAGTGAGAAATTTAACATACCCCCCGGTAATTGTGTACCTGGTCTCCGTAAAAGCGTTTACGATGTCACAGTAACATGTCGCCGTAACACGATGGGGAGCCGGCTCCCCGGCGTTAATTCCAGATAACCACCTTTACCCCCCATCTACAGCCGCCTTCACCTTCTTGTATTCGGGGGTTTCTACGAGAGGTTCTTGTTTCTTACTCCAAATCGGCGGGTGCCTGGGGCTCATTTCCAAGGCCTTTTCGTAGCTGAACAGTACCTCCATCGGCGTAGCCCCCATTCTATCCAGCAGAAGACCCTTTCCACTCCACGCCACGGCTGTTGGTTCAATCTCAAGCGACTTATTATAGTATTCTAAGGCCTCTTGATGTCTGCCCAACTCGGTCAGTGCCCAACCCTTGACTACAAAAGACACGTGTAAAATTGGTAAGTCCTTCGCTGACTTGTCGGCAAAGTGGAGGCCCTCCAAAGGCCTGCCCAGATTAGTTAGTGCCGCGCTCTTGGCGACCCAACATAACCAACGTATGGGGCCGTTTGGGTCAATCTCCAGTGCCTTGTCGAAGCATTCAATAGCCTCTTCATAATTACCTGATTCACCAAGTTTTGTGCCACGTTGAAACCACGTGTCGGCATCCATTGTGGCGGCGCCCTGTGCCTCAACCTCCTTCGGTTTTGTCTCCCCGGCCAATTTTTTGAGGGCTTTTATCTCGTTGTCGTAGGCATCTACAAGTTCTGGGTTTAGCTCCCGTGCGCGCTCGTGGTCGGCTGTGGCCCGCTTATGCTGGCCCAGGTTGTTATAGGCAAACCCACGGTTGATGTAGGCCGCTGCATAGTCTGGATTAATCTCAAGTGCGCGGTCGAGGTCGGCTATGGCCCGCTTATGCTGGCCCAGGTTGTTATAGGTAAACCCCCGGTTGAAGTAGGCCTCTGCAAGTTCTGGGTTAATCTCTAGTGCGCGGTTGCAGTCGGCTATGGCCCGCTCATACCGGCCCAGCTTGACATAGGCATTCCCACGGTTGTTGTAGGCACTTGCATAATCAGGCATTAGCCTTATGGCCTCCGTGTATTCGCTTATCGCCAGGCCATATTTACCCTCGTTGTAAAAGGAATTGCCCGCATCAAAATGACGCACAGCCTCATTGTCATTTGCCTGGCTCATAGTTGGGGAGAACAGGAGTGATACGGTACAGCAGAGGATGAGAAAATGAAGTCTGCGGAAGAATGGCGGGCGCGTACTCACACGTTCAAACACGCGCGGCAAATTCTTTGGCCTTATTCTGCCCATTTTACTTCCCCTCCGGAGCTTATCATATGTATGGACGGATTTTGTGGTTTTATAGGCCGGCTTATCTTGCAAGCTCCTCTAGCGTGGCAATCTACTACCAGTGGGAGGGATTGTCAAGCCGATAGCATTGGCGAGGTATTCCCCCAGGACCCTCTCAGAGGCCCGCTGCCGTACGCCAACGCATGCCGGCAGGGTGTAGTATATGGCAGGACATGCTATAACCCTTTTTTGCAGGGTTTTGTTCACACTAACGGTGGAAAAATCTGTCTGAATCAGGTATCGTGTAGATTACCGGGAAGGAAGAAACATCAAGGCACTTCAGAGAGGTTAAGTAAGCTTTACAACAGGGGTCTTAAGAGGTATTATCCACATCCCCGGTTAGGTTACTCAGGGAGTTTAAGTAATATTAAGGAGGTGAATTGTGGGGTTTATCAAGAAGATAGTAATAGCCCTGGTCGTGTTATTTGTCTTGCTTACGGCGCTTGAGCTGTTAGGCGTAATTAACTACTGTCCGGCGATATAGCTCGATGCCGTGTAGTGTTTGTCCGGCAAGGAAAGTTAAGCTTTCTTTCCGCGGCTTTTCCCGCTTCAGCAACACTCTTAAGGCGGCCTAACCCTCCCGAAAAGGGGTCCCGAGAGAGGCAGACCAGGGTTTTTGATAGAGCGAAGTGCGCGGTTAAGTCGGTTCATTATACTCCATACCTTGCAGCATGGAATTCTCGAGCATCTGCATCCGCCTGCCCAGGTCCCTTACCATCTCGTGCGTACGCGCCATTTTCACCACTATTTCGTTTGTCTGGTGAAGCCTTGTGGTCATCCTCTGTATCATCTTCCTGGCGAAAGGAGGGAGGGTCTCGCCGTACTTCCTGCACATCTTCTCGTCCATCACCACTATTTCACAATCAGTCTGTGCCGAGGCCGTGGTAGAGCGAGGAAGCCTTTCACAAAGTACGGCACGTTCGCTGATAAAATCTCCCTCATTCCCCTCTCCCAACTTTATGCTCTTGTTCAGCACACGCTTGGTTATTGTAATCGTGCCGCGCTCTATGAAGTACATCTCATCGGCCGTGCTGCCCTCATAGAAAAGGATTTCTCCCTGCTTTAGAGCTATGGTCTTACCACCCTTAAGATTTAAATCAGATTCAAAAGCCATCTCTTATCCTCCTGCTCCCAAGATTTCTGGTTTTATGTTATGTCTGCAAAAAGTGAAGTTTTGTTTTTAGGACCGTCCCAAGCGTTTTCATCTCCACCTATATCTGAGTCCGGCCACCTCTTTCTATTGCAAAAGCCTACTGTCGGCCGGGAGGATTGTCAAGCGTGTTACAACGAGCATAATTTGTTGTGCCTGAACCGTTCCTGTTTGTGCGATTGCCAGAAGCAATTAACAAAGGAACGATAAAGTCTCCAGCCCGTTTGCCCGGCATGCTTCCTTTCACTTGACAAGTTGTTTTTTTCATTTAAACTTGAGTAAAGACGGCATGTTAAGCACCTGCGACACAAGCCGGCTTCTGCTTTTAACGATCTTTTTTGAGCTGCGGCCCTGAGCGCTACTATCGGCTTTCCGGATTTTTTGTTGGAATTTGGAGTGATTGCACGATGATTATCGTAATGAAACCCGGGTCTTCTAAGAAGGAGATAGACCACGTAATAAAGACGGTAGAGGGCAAGGGGCTGAAGACCGCGCTCCTGCACGGCACGGAGAGGGATGTCATTGCCTGCCTCGGCGACAAACGTGACATATCCCAGGATTTCTGGAACGCGATACCCGGCGTAGAGAAGGCCGTGCCCATACTTTCTCCATACAAGATGGCCAGCCGTGAGGTGAAGCCCGCCCCTACCCGGATACCGATAAGCCCGGAATTTTCTTTCGGCGGGAAGACCATTGGGGTGATAGCGGGGCCGTGCGCGGTAGAGAATAAGGCCCAGTTAGTCTCTATCGCGAAGAGGGTAAAGGAATGCGGGGCGATTGCGCTCAGGGGCGGCGCGTTCAAGCCCAGGTCGAGCCCGTACTCCTTCCAGGGCCTGGAGGAGGAGGGACTTGCCTATCTGGCGGAGACAAGAGAAGAGGTGGGACTTCCCGTTGTGACAGAGGTCTTGAGCCCGGAGCACGTGGAGATGGTGGCCAAATATGTGGACATCCTGCAGATAGGCACCCGGAACATGGGCAATTTTGTGCTGCTCAAGGCCGTTGGAGAGCAGCCAAAACCGGTCATCCTGAAGAGGGGCATGTCCGCGACACTCGACGAATTTCTCCTGGCCGCCGAGTATATACTCTCCCGGGGCAATGATAACGTGATCCTGTGCGAAAGGGGTATCCGTACCTTTGAGAAGCATACCCGTTTCACGTTGAGCCTGAGCGCGATACCGGAGCTGAAACAGCTTACCCACCTGCCCGTTATCGTAGACCCAAGCCATGGCACTGGAAAACGCCGCCTCGTAAACCCCATGTGCAAGGGCGCCGTAGCCGTGGGCGCTGACGGACTGCTGATAGAGGTGCATACGGACCCCGAGAAGGCCTTTGTTGACGGCGCGCAGACCATAACAACGGATGATTTCGGCACACTGATGAAAGAGCTCAAACCTGTGGCACAGGCCGTGGGCAGGGATATATAACCAGAACACCTGAGGAGCAGTATGGTAGAGATAAGACCGTCTCACAGGGTATCGTCCATGTCTTCATATGCCTTCGCGGAGGTGGACGCGCAGGTAACAATGCTTAAGGAGCAAGGTGTTTCGCCGATCGACTTCGGTGTGGGCGACCCGACGTCTCCCACTCCGCGGGTGGTCAGACAGGCCACACAGATGGCCATAGACATCAGGAAGAGTTCCGGGTACCCCAGCTACACAGGCACCAGAGAATACCGCGTTACCATAAGCGAATGGATGAAGAAGCGGTTTGGGATGAACCTGGACCCGGACACGGAAATCTCTTCCACGATGGGCTCGAAGGAGGCCGTCTTCAACTTCCCGGAGGGGCTGGTTGACCATGGGGACTACGTGATAATCCCAACGCCGGGATATCCCCCCTACGCAAGGGGAGCCCTCTTCGCGGAGGGTATACCGTATTTTGTGCCGCTGCTCCCGGAGAACCACTTCCTGCCAGACCTTGAGGACATCCCCCATAAGGTGCTAAAGAGGGCGAAGATTATGTGGATAAACTATCCCAGCAACCCATGCGCCGTTAACGCGCCTCTCAGGTTTCTGGAAGAAGTGGTGGAGTTCGGCCACAAGCATAATATCATCATCGCCGCCGATGAAGCGTATACGGAGATTTATTTCACCA
Coding sequences:
- a CDS encoding response regulator, with product MEKKSNTKILVVDDETLIAMGLESCLTSLGYEVVGTASSGEEAISMARELRPDLLLTDIVMPGKIDGVEAAKIIKAELNIPVIFVTAHEDKALRRAKEAEPIGYLLKPFSLGEVRTKLKDLISGTRGTEI
- a CDS encoding tetratricopeptide repeat protein, whose product is MGRIRPKNLPRVFERVSTRPPFFRRLHFLILCCTVSLLFSPTMSQANDNEAVRHFDAGNSFYNEGKYGLAISEYTEAIRLMPDYASAYNNRGNAYVKLGRYERAIADCNRALEINPELAEAYFNRGFTYNNLGQHKRAIADLDRALEINPDYAAAYINRGFAYNNLGQHKRATADHERARELNPELVDAYDNEIKALKKLAGETKPKEVEAQGAATMDADTWFQRGTKLGESGNYEEAIECFDKALEIDPNGPIRWLCWVAKSAALTNLGRPLEGLHFADKSAKDLPILHVSFVVKGWALTELGRHQEALEYYNKSLEIEPTAVAWSGKGLLLDRMGATPMEVLFSYEKALEMSPRHPPIWSKKQEPLVETPEYKKVKAAVDGG
- the aroF gene encoding 3-deoxy-7-phosphoheptulonate synthase; the encoded protein is MIIVMKPGSSKKEIDHVIKTVEGKGLKTALLHGTERDVIACLGDKRDISQDFWNAIPGVEKAVPILSPYKMASREVKPAPTRIPISPEFSFGGKTIGVIAGPCAVENKAQLVSIAKRVKECGAIALRGGAFKPRSSPYSFQGLEEEGLAYLAETREEVGLPVVTEVLSPEHVEMVAKYVDILQIGTRNMGNFVLLKAVGEQPKPVILKRGMSATLDEFLLAAEYILSRGNDNVILCERGIRTFEKHTRFTLSLSAIPELKQLTHLPVIVDPSHGTGKRRLVNPMCKGAVAVGADGLLIEVHTDPEKAFVDGAQTITTDDFGTLMKELKPVAQAVGRDI
- a CDS encoding NYN domain-containing protein, with the protein product MKKVAVLIDGGYLSKIYKRQLSKNLTPGVILKLVEEKILQRPHEELFRLYYYDAPPFGKEITNPIDNSTTDFSKTPLFTAVNDFHRELAETDFVALRKGKLSFGGWKLTRGAINNIKKTGAIEPSDITPDFKQKAVDMKIGLDIAWLATKKIVEIIALVTADNDFIPAMKFARKEGIHITIAKIDSLNTYMRQHADKIIDIDIKTLEL
- a CDS encoding aminotransferase class I/II-fold pyridoxal phosphate-dependent enzyme is translated as MVEIRPSHRVSSMSSYAFAEVDAQVTMLKEQGVSPIDFGVGDPTSPTPRVVRQATQMAIDIRKSSGYPSYTGTREYRVTISEWMKKRFGMNLDPDTEISSTMGSKEAVFNFPEGLVDHGDYVIIPTPGYPPYARGALFAEGIPYFVPLLPENHFLPDLEDIPHKVLKRAKIMWINYPSNPCAVNAPLRFLEEVVEFGHKHNIIIAADEAYTEIYFTNNPPHSILETTKEGVLAFHSLSKRSAMTCYRTGWVAGDRRIVDIFKKVKTNIDSGTATFIQDGAIAALGDETHVEQLRKEYREKRDILVKALTRAGLPDCTPESTMYIWQRVPQGMSSVEFATKLLDPEVAIVTTPGAWLSDPTESNKNPGEGFVRFALVPGIEQTKEAAEHLKNLKL
- a CDS encoding ATP-binding protein: MTSEYCNCLTDACEAKAGKGKGICHDDCWQISKKSIDFMKPFGEECSGGLFIYAVPIMLDGTPIGAANAAVSNPPKDIKTIKEIAEKYGTSVKEVQSAIDEYEDRPEYVRESAKRQIEITAKTIASLCKVFYELHEKEKNLTGGIAERKRLENKLKTLNESLERRVAERTEELFQSEKQIKTSLLEKEELLKEIHHRVKNNLQIISSLLDMSRMQTDNEEANRLLMEACSRVGTMSLIHSQLYQTDRFDRIDMDKYLRGMTSSLLQLYGQKKNIAIDIKAPDIYLPVSQAIPCALALNELISNALEHAYKDREKGTLEISMQRAADDTVSIRIKDDGAGIPEDVDVYKTNTLGLKLVRNLVERQLKGKCMLKVTGAWSLS
- a CDS encoding Crp/Fnr family transcriptional regulator, which encodes MAFESDLNLKGGKTIALKQGEILFYEGSTADEMYFIERGTITITKRVLNKSIKLGEGNEGDFISERAVLCERLPRSTTASAQTDCEIVVMDEKMCRKYGETLPPFARKMIQRMTTRLHQTNEIVVKMARTHEMVRDLGRRMQMLENSMLQGMEYNEPT